In one Massilia endophytica genomic region, the following are encoded:
- a CDS encoding efflux RND transporter permease subunit, with protein sequence MAKFFIDRPVFAWVIALFILLGGALSITMLPVAQYPTIAPPSIVINANYPGATAQVLDDAVTSVIEQEMNGADGLQYVESQSDASGGVTITVTFVPGTNPDLAAVDVQNRIKRVESRLPQAVTQQGVQVNKARSNILMFVGLYSTDGKMDPNAIGDYMARNVVNEIKRLPGVGQAQLFGTERALRVWLDPNKLTGYKLNMNDVTAAIRAQNAQVASGTIGDLPNPASQTFQAPVVVTGQLTSLEQFGDIVLRANPNGSTVRLKDVARLELGGANYNISARLNGQPFVAIAVQQSLTGNALATANLVKAKMEELSKYFPPGLKYTVPYDTSLFVKISIEEVVKTLLEAVLLVFLVMYLFLQNFRYTLIPTIVVPVALMGTFAAMQMFGYSINVLTMFGMVLAIGILVDDAIVVVENVERIMSEEGLSPREATRKAMSQITGAIVGITLVLIAVFIPMAFFGGAVGAIYRQFSLSMVSAMVFSALMALSLTPALCATMLKPVEAGHHHEKRGFFGWFNRGFARTARGYQGTVAKIVTRTGRFMLIFVALLGIVAWLYVRLPSSFLPNEDQGYIVTNVQLPPGASRSRTEAVLAKVDEYFRKQPGVARTIAVAGFSFSGNGQNAGLVFVPLKDWKERGKDQSATAIAGAAFGALSGIPDAIVFPLSPPPIRELGNATGITARLQDRSSLGHEALINARNQLLGMAGKSSIIKGLRPEGLEDAPQLQIDIDREKANALGVTFADINSTLSVALGSSYVNDFNSSNRQQRVIVQADQTRRMQPEDILRLNVKSATTGNMVPFASFVRSHWVNGPVQLVRYNGYPAIKLSGDAAPGHSTGEAMEELERLAAQLPPGFGIEWTGQSLEERTSGAQAPALFALSMLAAFLVLAALYESESIPVAVLLVVPLGVLGALLGAHLRELPNDVYFKVGLIAIIGLSAKNAILIIEFAKDLQAQGMGLIEATLEAVHLRFRPIIMTSLAFILGVLPLVVASGAGSASQRAIGTGVMGGMITATVLAVFLVPVFFVVVRRIFKGSERQRRLAAHELDLPETKQ encoded by the coding sequence ATGGCAAAATTCTTCATTGACCGCCCCGTGTTCGCATGGGTGATCGCGCTCTTCATCCTGCTGGGTGGGGCACTGTCGATCACCATGCTGCCGGTGGCGCAGTACCCCACCATCGCACCGCCGTCCATCGTCATCAACGCCAACTATCCCGGCGCCACCGCCCAGGTGCTGGACGACGCCGTCACCAGCGTGATCGAACAGGAGATGAACGGCGCGGACGGGCTTCAGTACGTCGAGTCGCAAAGCGATGCAAGCGGCGGCGTGACCATCACCGTGACCTTCGTGCCCGGCACCAATCCCGACCTGGCGGCCGTGGACGTGCAGAACCGCATCAAGCGCGTGGAATCGCGCCTGCCGCAGGCGGTGACGCAGCAGGGCGTGCAGGTGAACAAGGCGCGTTCGAACATCCTCATGTTCGTGGGCCTTTACTCCACCGACGGCAAGATGGACCCGAACGCCATTGGCGACTACATGGCCCGCAACGTCGTCAACGAGATCAAGCGCCTGCCGGGCGTGGGCCAGGCCCAGCTCTTCGGCACCGAGCGCGCGCTGCGCGTATGGCTCGATCCGAACAAGCTCACGGGCTACAAGCTCAATATGAACGACGTGACGGCGGCGATCCGCGCGCAGAACGCGCAGGTGGCATCCGGCACCATCGGCGACCTGCCCAATCCCGCCTCGCAGACCTTCCAGGCGCCCGTGGTGGTGACCGGCCAGCTCACGTCGCTGGAACAGTTCGGCGATATCGTGCTGCGCGCGAATCCCAATGGCTCCACCGTGCGCCTGAAGGATGTGGCGCGCCTGGAGCTGGGCGGCGCCAACTACAACATCAGCGCGCGCCTGAACGGCCAGCCCTTCGTGGCCATCGCCGTGCAGCAGTCCCTCACCGGCAATGCGCTGGCGACGGCCAACCTGGTGAAGGCAAAGATGGAGGAGCTGTCCAAGTACTTCCCGCCCGGCCTGAAATACACCGTGCCATACGATACTTCGCTGTTCGTAAAGATCTCCATCGAGGAAGTGGTGAAGACCCTGCTCGAAGCGGTGCTGCTGGTGTTCCTGGTGATGTATCTCTTCCTCCAGAACTTCCGCTACACTCTGATTCCGACCATCGTGGTGCCGGTGGCCCTCATGGGCACCTTCGCCGCCATGCAGATGTTCGGCTACTCCATCAACGTGCTCACCATGTTCGGCATGGTGCTGGCCATCGGTATCCTCGTAGACGACGCCATTGTGGTGGTGGAGAACGTGGAACGCATCATGAGCGAGGAAGGCCTGTCGCCGCGCGAGGCGACGCGCAAGGCCATGTCGCAGATTACGGGGGCCATCGTCGGCATTACCCTGGTGCTGATCGCGGTGTTCATTCCCATGGCCTTCTTCGGCGGCGCCGTGGGCGCCATCTACCGCCAGTTCTCGCTGTCGATGGTGTCGGCCATGGTGTTCTCGGCGCTCATGGCGCTGTCCCTTACCCCGGCCCTGTGCGCCACCATGCTCAAACCGGTGGAAGCGGGCCACCATCACGAGAAGCGCGGCTTCTTCGGCTGGTTCAACCGCGGCTTTGCACGCACCGCACGCGGCTACCAGGGCACCGTCGCGAAGATCGTCACCCGCACCGGGCGCTTCATGCTGATCTTCGTGGCCCTGCTGGGCATTGTGGCGTGGCTGTACGTGCGCCTGCCTTCCTCCTTCCTGCCGAACGAGGACCAGGGTTACATCGTGACGAACGTCCAGCTTCCGCCCGGCGCCTCGCGCAGCCGCACCGAGGCCGTGCTGGCGAAGGTGGACGAGTATTTCCGCAAGCAGCCAGGCGTGGCGCGCACCATTGCCGTCGCAGGCTTCAGCTTCTCGGGCAATGGCCAGAACGCGGGCCTCGTGTTCGTGCCGCTGAAGGACTGGAAGGAGCGCGGCAAGGACCAGTCGGCGACTGCGATTGCCGGCGCGGCCTTCGGCGCCCTGTCCGGCATCCCTGATGCCATCGTGTTCCCGCTGAGCCCTCCGCCGATCCGGGAACTGGGCAACGCAACCGGCATCACGGCGCGCCTGCAGGACCGCAGCTCGCTGGGCCATGAAGCGCTGATCAACGCACGCAACCAGCTGCTGGGCATGGCCGGCAAGAGCTCCATCATCAAGGGCCTGCGTCCCGAGGGCCTGGAAGACGCGCCGCAGCTGCAGATCGATATCGACCGCGAAAAGGCCAATGCCCTGGGCGTGACCTTTGCCGACATCAATTCCACGCTGTCCGTCGCCCTGGGCTCCTCGTATGTGAATGACTTCAACAGCAGCAACCGCCAGCAGCGCGTGATTGTGCAGGCAGACCAGACCCGCCGCATGCAGCCGGAGGACATCCTGCGCCTGAACGTGAAGAGCGCGACGACGGGCAATATGGTGCCCTTCGCCTCCTTCGTCCGCTCGCACTGGGTCAATGGCCCCGTGCAGCTGGTGCGCTATAACGGCTACCCCGCCATCAAGCTCAGCGGCGACGCGGCGCCTGGCCACAGCACGGGCGAGGCGATGGAGGAGCTTGAACGGCTGGCGGCCCAGCTGCCGCCGGGCTTCGGCATCGAATGGACCGGGCAGTCGCTGGAGGAACGCACCTCGGGCGCGCAGGCGCCTGCGCTGTTCGCCCTGTCCATGCTCGCGGCCTTCCTTGTGCTGGCAGCCCTGTACGAGAGCGAGTCGATCCCGGTGGCCGTGCTGCTGGTGGTGCCGCTCGGCGTGCTGGGCGCCCTGCTCGGCGCCCACCTGCGCGAGCTGCCGAACGACGTGTACTTCAAGGTGGGCCTGATCGCCATTATCGGCCTCTCCGCGAAGAACGCGATCCTGATCATCGAGTTCGCCAAGGACCTGCAGGCCCAGGGCATGGGCCTGATCGAGGCGACGCTGGAAGCGGTGCACCTGCGCTTCCGCCCGATCATCATGACCTCCCTGGCCTTCATTCTCGGCGTGCTGCCGCTCGTGGTGGCAAGCGGCGCCGGTTCGGCAAGCCAGCGCGCCATCGGCACGGGCGTAATGGGTGGCATGATCACAGCGACCGTGCTGGCCGTATTCCTTGTCCCCGTATTCTTCGTGGTGGTGCGCCGCATCTTCAAGGGCAGCGAACGCCAGCGCCGCCTGGCAGCGCATGAACTCGACCTGCCGGAGACCAAGCAATGA
- a CDS encoding PP2C family protein-serine/threonine phosphatase — translation MQFSVYQESQIGGRKVNQDRMGYSYTREALLLVLADGMGGHLRGEAAAEIALKTFSEMFQQQAKPYVKGPERFLEEACMAAHRGIHKYSALENLPDTPRTTIVACLIQHNMAIWAHCGDSRLYWLRGGQLMARTRDHSHVEKMIDRGQVPASARASHPDRNKLYSCLGASSLPRVEVSGRASLLPGDQMLLCSDGLWAMVPEEQVLHTMSGETIVRAVPDLVKAALKRAGEHSDNVTALAIMWQGSAVVDSIATSTMAMSTMVSTEAMPEDAPSTIVQGSPGDAAFNDEDIEKAIAEIRGAIEKSSQLLK, via the coding sequence ATGCAGTTCTCCGTCTACCAGGAAAGCCAGATCGGCGGCCGCAAGGTCAACCAGGACCGCATGGGCTACAGCTACACGCGCGAGGCCCTGCTGCTGGTGCTGGCGGACGGCATGGGCGGGCATCTGCGCGGCGAGGCCGCCGCGGAGATCGCGTTAAAGACCTTCTCGGAGATGTTCCAGCAGCAGGCCAAGCCCTATGTGAAAGGGCCGGAGCGCTTTCTCGAAGAGGCCTGCATGGCCGCGCACCGCGGGATCCACAAGTACAGCGCCCTGGAGAACCTGCCGGACACGCCGCGCACCACCATCGTGGCTTGCCTCATCCAGCACAATATGGCGATCTGGGCGCACTGCGGCGATTCGCGCCTGTACTGGCTGCGCGGTGGCCAGCTCATGGCGCGCACGCGCGACCATTCGCATGTGGAGAAGATGATCGACCGGGGCCAGGTGCCCGCGTCGGCGCGCGCCAGCCATCCCGACCGCAACAAGCTGTATAGCTGCCTTGGCGCCTCCAGCCTGCCGCGCGTGGAAGTCTCCGGGCGCGCCAGCCTCCTGCCCGGCGACCAGATGTTATTATGCTCGGATGGCCTGTGGGCCATGGTGCCTGAAGAGCAAGTGCTGCACACCATGTCGGGCGAAACCATCGTGCGCGCGGTGCCGGACCTTGTGAAGGCGGCCCTGAAACGCGCGGGTGAGCACAGCGACAACGTCACGGCGCTGGCCATCATGTGGCAGGGCAGCGCGGTGGTGGACAGCATCGCCACGTCGACGATGGCCATGTCCACCATGGTGTCCACCGAGGCGATGCCGGAAGACGCGCCCAGCACCATCGTGCAGGGGAGCCCGGGCGACGCGGCCTTCAACGACGAAGACATTGAAAAGGCGATAGCGGAGATCCGCGGCGCCATCGAGAAATCATCCCAGCTACTCAAATAG
- a CDS encoding serine/threonine protein kinase, whose protein sequence is MAAQNNAPLPDGLEIAGYRIVKKIASGGFSIVYLAYDTDGNAVAIKEYLPSALALRQEGELVPVVEKSKLSVFRIGLKCFFEEGRALARISHPNVVRVLNFFRAHDTVYMVMAYESGHSLQEHIQKQHQRGANVGEKFIRQIFMQTLNGLREVHANKLLHLDLKPANIYLRRDGTPMLLDFGAARQTVNTDSPKLTPMYTPGFAAPELYSKTEALGPWTDVYSIGASIFCCMTGSPPQPADQRRKEDKMEAHFTRLEGEYSPELLRVVRWALELDPLARPQSLFALQKLLRLPEVESAPPPAPSALDKLRGLVQRMGLGRKPAPDTLQG, encoded by the coding sequence ATGGCTGCACAAAACAACGCCCCACTGCCGGATGGGCTGGAAATAGCTGGTTACCGCATTGTAAAGAAAATTGCGTCCGGTGGGTTCAGTATTGTCTACCTGGCCTATGACACGGACGGCAATGCGGTCGCCATCAAGGAATATTTACCAAGCGCGCTCGCATTACGTCAAGAGGGCGAATTGGTCCCTGTGGTGGAGAAATCCAAGCTTTCCGTCTTTAGAATAGGGCTGAAATGCTTTTTTGAAGAGGGTCGGGCCCTGGCCAGAATTTCTCACCCAAATGTTGTAAGAGTGTTGAATTTCTTCCGTGCGCACGATACCGTGTATATGGTGATGGCCTACGAATCGGGACATTCGCTTCAGGAGCATATTCAAAAACAGCACCAAAGAGGTGCAAACGTCGGCGAAAAATTCATTCGCCAAATATTCATGCAGACCCTGAACGGCCTGCGCGAAGTCCACGCGAACAAGCTGCTGCACCTGGACCTGAAGCCCGCGAACATCTATCTGCGGCGGGACGGCACGCCCATGCTGCTCGATTTCGGCGCCGCGCGCCAGACCGTGAACACGGACAGTCCCAAGCTCACGCCCATGTACACGCCCGGCTTCGCCGCACCCGAACTGTATTCCAAGACCGAAGCGCTCGGCCCCTGGACCGATGTGTACAGCATTGGCGCTTCCATCTTCTGCTGCATGACCGGCTCGCCGCCGCAGCCTGCGGACCAGCGCCGCAAGGAAGACAAGATGGAAGCCCACTTCACCAGGCTGGAAGGCGAGTATTCGCCCGAGCTGCTGCGCGTGGTGCGCTGGGCGCTGGAACTCGATCCGTTGGCGCGTCCGCAAAGCCTGTTCGCGCTGCAGAAGCTTCTGCGCCTGCCGGAAGTGGAGAGCGCGCCGCCGCCTGCGCCAAGCGCATTGGACAAGCTGCGCGGCCTGGTGCAGCGCATGGGCCTTGGCCGCAAGCCCGCGCCGGACACCTTGCAGGGCTGA
- the hemW gene encoding radical SAM family heme chaperone HemW, protein MIPIKPAGSKPAGTRSIDSAAGVAMQYLQPGALNLSALPPLSLYIHWPWCVRKCPYCDFNSHEAKGEVPEQAYLDALRRDLEMALPLIWGRKIYTVFIGGGTPSLMSAAALDRLMSDLRSLLPLDGAAEITMEANPGTFEAEKFRSYRASGINRLSIGIQSFNEQHLKALGRIHGSGEARRAVEIAQANFDNFNLDLMYALPSQTLGEARTDLETALSFKPPHLSLYHLTMEPNTVFAKYPPQLPDDDTSADMQDLIAEMTAAAGYGHYEVSAYAQPGHQARHNLNYWQFGDYLGIGAGAHSKLSFPHRVLRQARYKQPRSYMEQVAAGNPVQEEHEIGRGDMGFEFMLNALRLQDGFAPNLFAERTGLAMNVIEKQLQAAEAKGLLYLDHQVIRPTELGHRFLNDLQQMFLG, encoded by the coding sequence ATGATCCCCATCAAACCTGCCGGCAGCAAGCCCGCCGGCACGCGCAGCATCGACAGCGCCGCAGGCGTGGCGATGCAGTACCTGCAGCCCGGTGCACTGAACCTGTCCGCGCTGCCGCCGCTGTCCCTGTACATCCACTGGCCCTGGTGCGTGCGCAAATGTCCGTACTGCGACTTCAATTCGCACGAGGCGAAAGGCGAGGTGCCCGAGCAGGCCTACCTTGACGCGCTCCGCCGCGATCTGGAAATGGCGCTGCCTCTCATCTGGGGCCGCAAGATCTATACGGTCTTCATCGGCGGCGGTACACCGAGCCTGATGTCCGCGGCCGCGCTGGATCGGCTCATGTCCGACCTGCGCTCGCTGCTGCCGCTGGACGGTGCGGCCGAGATCACGATGGAAGCAAACCCCGGCACATTCGAGGCGGAGAAGTTCCGCTCCTACCGCGCCAGCGGCATCAACCGGCTGTCCATCGGCATCCAGAGCTTCAACGAGCAGCACCTGAAGGCCCTGGGCCGCATCCACGGCAGCGGCGAAGCGCGCCGCGCCGTCGAGATCGCGCAGGCGAACTTCGACAACTTCAACCTGGACCTGATGTACGCCCTGCCATCGCAGACGCTGGGGGAGGCGCGCACGGACCTGGAAACGGCGTTGTCCTTCAAGCCGCCGCACCTGTCGCTCTACCATCTCACGATGGAGCCGAATACCGTCTTCGCCAAATACCCGCCGCAGCTGCCGGACGACGACACCAGCGCCGACATGCAGGACCTGATCGCGGAGATGACAGCGGCGGCGGGCTACGGCCACTACGAGGTATCCGCCTACGCCCAGCCGGGCCATCAGGCGCGCCACAACCTGAACTACTGGCAGTTCGGAGATTACCTTGGCATCGGGGCGGGGGCTCACTCCAAGCTCTCCTTCCCGCACCGCGTGCTGCGGCAGGCGCGCTACAAGCAGCCCAGGAGCTATATGGAGCAGGTGGCGGCGGGCAATCCTGTGCAGGAAGAGCACGAGATCGGACGCGGCGACATGGGATTCGAGTTCATGCTGAACGCACTGCGGCTGCAGGACGGCTTCGCCCCCAACCTCTTTGCCGAGCGAACCGGCCTGGCGATGAACGTGATCGAGAAGCAGCTGCAGGCGGCGGAAGCCAAGGGGCTGCTCTACCTCGACCACCAAGTGATCCGCCCCACGGAGCTGGGCCACCGCTTCCTCAACGACCTCCAGCAGATGTTCCTGGGTTGA
- the rdgB gene encoding RdgB/HAM1 family non-canonical purine NTP pyrophosphatase, whose product MTRKLVLASNNAGKLKEFNELLATVDFSAHPQGEFGVPEAEEPFFTFVENALAKARHASRLTGLPALADDSGVCVNALGGAPGVFSARYAGEPKSDARNNEKLVAELAKHEDKSAYYYCVLVFVRHADDPQPVIADGRWNGVMMPEPRGEGGFGYDPYFHVPELGKRAAELSKEEKNRLSHRGQALRALVEKLK is encoded by the coding sequence ATGACCCGGAAACTGGTGCTCGCCTCGAACAACGCGGGCAAACTCAAGGAATTCAACGAACTGCTCGCCACCGTGGACTTCAGCGCCCACCCGCAGGGCGAATTCGGCGTGCCGGAGGCGGAGGAGCCTTTCTTCACCTTCGTCGAGAACGCGCTGGCGAAAGCGCGCCATGCCTCCCGCCTCACGGGCCTGCCCGCACTGGCGGACGATTCCGGCGTCTGCGTCAACGCCCTGGGCGGCGCGCCCGGCGTATTCTCCGCGCGCTATGCGGGGGAACCGAAATCGGATGCTCGCAACAATGAGAAGCTCGTCGCGGAGCTGGCGAAGCATGAAGACAAGTCCGCCTACTACTACTGCGTGCTGGTGTTCGTGCGCCATGCGGACGACCCGCAGCCCGTGATTGCGGATGGCCGCTGGAACGGCGTCATGATGCCCGAGCCGCGCGGCGAGGGCGGCTTCGGCTACGATCCTTATTTCCATGTTCCGGAGCTGGGCAAGCGTGCCGCCGAGCTGTCGAAGGAAGAGAAGAACCGCCTGTCCCATCGCGGCCAGGCCTTGCGCGCATTGGTAGAGAAGCTGAAATGA
- the rph gene encoding ribonuclease PH produces the protein MSFESRPSGRAVDALRTVRLTRNYTKHAEGSVLIECGDTKVICTASIEEKVPGFLKGKGQGWMTAEYGMLPRSTHSRMDREAAKGKQSGRTQEIQRLIGRSLRAAFDLQAFGERTLHLDCDVIQADGGTRTASITGAMVAAYDAFSKLKERGMIEAIPVKHFVAAISVGVYKGMPVLDLDYVEDSDCDTDMNIIMTDSGHFVEVQGTAEGDAFDRATMNRLLDLGDSGIKQLVALQKQALEL, from the coding sequence ATGAGCTTTGAATCCCGTCCCAGCGGCCGTGCGGTCGATGCGCTGCGCACCGTGCGCCTGACCCGCAACTACACCAAGCATGCCGAAGGCTCCGTGCTGATCGAATGCGGCGACACGAAAGTGATCTGCACCGCCAGCATCGAAGAGAAGGTGCCGGGCTTCCTGAAGGGCAAAGGGCAGGGCTGGATGACGGCGGAATACGGCATGCTGCCGCGCTCCACGCATTCGCGCATGGACCGCGAGGCGGCCAAGGGCAAGCAGAGCGGACGCACGCAGGAGATCCAGCGCCTGATCGGCCGCTCCCTGCGCGCCGCCTTCGACCTGCAGGCTTTCGGCGAGCGCACGCTGCACCTGGACTGCGACGTGATCCAGGCTGATGGCGGCACGCGTACCGCGTCCATCACCGGCGCCATGGTGGCGGCCTACGACGCCTTCAGCAAGCTGAAGGAGCGTGGCATGATCGAAGCGATCCCGGTCAAGCATTTCGTCGCGGCCATTTCCGTCGGCGTGTACAAGGGCATGCCCGTACTGGACCTCGACTACGTTGAAGATTCGGACTGCGATACCGACATGAACATCATCATGACGGACAGCGGCCACTTCGTGGAAGTGCAGGGCACCGCGGAAGGCGACGCCTTCGACCGCGCCACCATGAACCGCCTGCTCGACCTGGGCGACAGCGGCATCAAGCAGCTGGTCGCGCTGCAAAAGCAGGCACTGGAACTGTAA
- a CDS encoding efflux transporter outer membrane subunit — MTTTKPTLRSTAAVLLAAGLLSACSMAPVYERPAAPVAAEFPANAPAAGATGTVPPAADARAAVDTGWREFFADERLQQLIATALENNRDLRTAALRIEEARAAYNIQRADRLPSVNANLSETRGKTPGFVNGTGQSITGGRFDAGLSIPSFELDFFGRVKSLSDAALATYLASDEARQAAQIGIVAEVAKAYFTERAYAEQYSLAQRTYEARRRTYELTQQRVEVGASSRLDLRSNETLMETARASALALARQRAQAENALTLLVGAPPAQAASGVMATDAQIDAMSAVPAGLPSDLLARRPDIRAAEQRLKAANANIGAARAAFFPRISLTAAIGSASPEFSGLFDGGNGTWSFVPQLTLPIFQGGRNVANLNLAEVRKNIAVADYEKTIQVAFREVADALAARTYLGGQVAAQRAIQDAQADRLRLLQLRFENGVASSLDVLDAQRELFTAEQQLVQARLLRTTSAIDLYRALGGGLK; from the coding sequence ATGACGACGACGAAACCGACTCTCCGATCCACTGCCGCCGTCCTGCTCGCGGCGGGCCTGCTGTCCGCGTGCTCGATGGCGCCTGTCTACGAACGCCCAGCCGCCCCTGTGGCAGCCGAGTTCCCCGCCAATGCGCCCGCTGCTGGCGCCACAGGGACCGTGCCGCCTGCGGCCGATGCGCGGGCCGCTGTCGATACCGGCTGGCGTGAATTCTTCGCCGACGAGCGGCTGCAGCAGCTGATCGCCACGGCGCTGGAGAACAACCGCGACCTGCGCACCGCCGCATTGCGCATCGAGGAGGCGCGCGCCGCCTACAATATCCAGCGCGCCGACCGCCTGCCCAGCGTCAACGCCAACCTTTCCGAAACACGCGGCAAGACGCCGGGCTTCGTCAACGGCACCGGCCAGTCCATCACCGGCGGGCGTTTCGATGCCGGGCTGTCCATCCCTTCCTTCGAGCTGGACTTCTTCGGCCGCGTGAAGAGCCTGAGCGATGCGGCCCTGGCAACATACCTGGCAAGCGACGAAGCGCGCCAGGCGGCGCAGATCGGCATTGTGGCCGAAGTGGCGAAAGCCTACTTCACCGAGCGCGCCTACGCCGAGCAGTACTCGCTGGCCCAGCGCACCTACGAGGCTCGCCGCCGCACCTACGAACTGACGCAGCAGCGTGTGGAAGTGGGCGCGTCCTCCCGCCTGGACCTGCGTTCCAACGAAACGCTGATGGAAACGGCGCGTGCATCCGCCCTCGCCCTGGCCCGCCAGCGCGCGCAGGCCGAGAACGCGCTGACGCTGCTGGTCGGCGCCCCGCCTGCCCAGGCGGCAAGCGGCGTGATGGCAACGGATGCGCAGATCGATGCCATGAGCGCCGTCCCCGCCGGGCTGCCTTCCGACCTGCTGGCGCGCCGTCCGGATATCCGGGCTGCGGAACAGCGCCTGAAGGCGGCCAACGCCAATATCGGCGCTGCCCGCGCAGCCTTCTTCCCGCGCATTTCGCTCACGGCCGCCATCGGCAGCGCGAGCCCCGAGTTCTCCGGCCTGTTCGACGGCGGCAACGGCACATGGTCCTTCGTGCCGCAATTGACGCTGCCGATCTTCCAGGGCGGCCGCAATGTGGCGAACCTGAACCTGGCCGAAGTGCGCAAGAACATTGCGGTGGCCGATTACGAGAAAACCATTCAGGTGGCGTTCCGCGAGGTGGCCGATGCGCTGGCGGCGCGCACCTATCTGGGCGGCCAGGTGGCGGCCCAGCGGGCGATCCAGGATGCGCAGGCCGACCGCCTGCGCCTGCTGCAGCTGCGCTTCGAGAACGGCGTGGCGAGTTCGCTCGACGTGCTGGACGCGCAGCGCGAACTGTTCACGGCCGAACAGCAGCTGGTGCAGGCCCGCCTGCTGCGCACCACCAGCGCCATCGACCTGTACCGCGCGCTGGGCGGAGGCCTGAAGTAG
- a CDS encoding patatin-like phospholipase domain-containing protein, whose translation MDSPISIRLGPRARQRIAAEGLQAADIAIVPAAAGGPKGLILSGIDCWMFGDWLKQAPRERRLVGASIGAWRMAAAAFHDPVAALRRLAYHYSHQTYPAKIDAAYVSRTCRGLLDEVLDGRGSEPLCNPDYRLSIITARGIGPLAATRGVRWREMAGFLLAAVGNTMSRARLAKAMERVVFHDARDDAAWLRKGFDAFASTFVNLSEENLRDALLASGSIPLVLEAVTGIAGAPDGAYWDGGLIDYHLHLPYQRSEELVMYPHFTDHIVPGWLDKSMPWRRARDAAVENVVLVSPSASFVARLPNGKLPDRSDFKHYGQNHQARIRDWNFAIGESERMAEALARWVEKPDLKLAGSF comes from the coding sequence ATGGACTCGCCCATCAGCATCCGCCTCGGTCCGCGGGCGCGGCAGCGCATTGCGGCCGAAGGCCTGCAGGCAGCCGATATCGCCATCGTTCCCGCCGCTGCGGGCGGACCGAAAGGCCTGATCCTCAGCGGCATCGATTGCTGGATGTTCGGCGACTGGCTGAAGCAGGCGCCGCGCGAGCGCCGCCTGGTGGGCGCTTCCATCGGCGCCTGGCGTATGGCGGCTGCGGCCTTCCACGATCCCGTGGCGGCGCTGCGCCGCCTCGCGTATCACTATTCCCACCAGACCTATCCTGCGAAGATCGACGCGGCCTATGTCAGCCGCACCTGCCGTGGGCTGCTCGACGAGGTGCTGGACGGACGCGGCTCGGAGCCGCTATGCAATCCGGACTACCGGCTGTCCATCATCACCGCGCGCGGCATCGGGCCGCTGGCTGCCACGCGCGGTGTGCGCTGGCGCGAGATGGCGGGTTTCCTGCTGGCGGCCGTTGGAAATACCATGTCGCGCGCGCGGCTGGCAAAGGCGATGGAGCGCGTGGTCTTCCACGATGCGCGCGACGATGCGGCCTGGCTGCGGAAGGGCTTCGATGCCTTTGCATCCACTTTCGTGAATCTGTCGGAAGAAAACCTGCGCGATGCGCTGCTGGCATCCGGCTCAATTCCACTGGTGCTGGAAGCGGTGACGGGCATTGCAGGCGCGCCAGACGGCGCGTACTGGGACGGGGGCTTGATCGACTACCACCTGCACCTGCCCTACCAGCGCAGCGAAGAGCTGGTCATGTATCCGCACTTTACCGACCATATCGTTCCGGGGTGGCTGGACAAGTCCATGCCTTGGCGCCGTGCGCGCGATGCGGCGGTGGAAAATGTGGTGCTGGTGTCGCCTTCGGCCTCATTTGTCGCGCGCCTGCCGAACGGCAAGCTGCCTGACCGCTCGGACTTCAAGCACTATGGCCAGAATCATCAGGCGCGCATCCGCGACTGGAACTTCGCCATTGGCGAGAGCGAGCGCATGGCGGAGGCACTCGCGCGGTGGGTGGAGAAGCCGGATTTGAAGCTGGCGGGAAGTTTCTGA